TCGCCGAAAGAGTATGGCGCAAAACATAAAAATTTAAAATAAAGGAAGGTAACACATGAAACGGTTTGAGGGACTTGTGCTGTGCAGCGATGTAGACGGCACGCTGATTGACGAACATAACAGCGTTCCAAAAGAAAATTTAGAGGCAATTCAATATTTCAGGGCCCACGGAGGGAAATTTATCCTTGCCACAGGCCGAATTCCTGAGGCGGTTACGCCGGTTTTGCACGGAATTACGCTGGACTTCCCCTGCATCTGCCATAATGGGTGCAGCATCTACGATTTTTACACAAACCGTTATATCGACACGGTGGAGCTTCCGAAGGAGGCACATAAAGCCGCAGAGCAAGTTATGGAGCTGTCGCCGGACAGCGGCGTTGAGGTTATAACGCCTGAGGGCATTTTTGTGGTGAAGCAAACCTTCGCCACCGACAGGCACATTGCCTTTGAAAAAATTACAGCCCGGAGGGCGAACAGCTTAGAGGCGGTTCCCGCTCCATGGCTGAAAATTTTGTTTGCTCAGGAGCCGGACCAAACAGACCGTTTGAACGAACAAATGCGCAGCTCGGCCTATCATGCAAACTATACCATCATTAAAACGCACCAGTATTATTACGAAATATATCATAAAAACGCCAGCAAGGGAAACGCGCTTGAAACACTGTGCGCACGCTTTAACATCGACTTAAAAAATGTGGCGGCCATCGGCGACAATGAAAACGACCTCTCTATGCTTTTAAAAGCCGGCATTAGCGCCGCTGCCGGCAACGCTCCGGGCAGCGTTAAAACGAAGGCTGGAATTGTGACCTGCGCCAACAGCCAGGGTGCTGTGGCGGATTTCATTTCAAAATTATAAAAGAAGCCTGCCGCATTGGCAGGCTTCTTTGTTTATTCCACATATACCCTTTTTATCATTCCATACCCCGTGCCGCCTTTGGGCGTGGTTTTGGGATAATCGGGATTTACTTTCATGTGAACCTCGCGGGTGAGCAGATTCAAATCGGTTATAGCTGTCCCCGCAAAACGGATATTTTTTAAATAAATTTCGTCCGCCGAGCAAACTGCATCGGGGTCGAACACCTCGCCCCAGTCGTCAGGATTGTCAGACCCGTTTTTCCACACGGCAGAAAGCGGCCCTACGTTCATCAGCCGCAAATCAAGCTGCTCGCACTGTTGAACGGTGTTTTGAACGAAAATATCTTCTAAAAACAAATACCTGCAGTCGGCGCAAACTTCAAACAGCCCCTTAACAGGCAAGCCGTGAAATCCGGCAGATGTTGCCTTTGCAAAAGTAATGTTTTGAAACAACACGTTTTCAACTTTTCCCACAGAGCCGGACACGTCATTAGCCCCTGTTTCAGCATTGGCAATGTTGGGCTGGGCATAGAGCTTAAAGGTATAAATGCCGGAAAGGTTTTCAATTACGCAGTTTCGAATGTCGCAGTCTGCCGCAGTTCCGTCATCAAACAGCTTTTGCCCGGGCAGAAGGCGAAACTCGTTGCCGCTGCCTGCCACATCTTCCACCACCAAATGTTCAATGGTGCCGAAGGTTATGGCCGACGTGTTCCAGTCCCATGCATTTAAGGCCACCATGTCGTCGCCCATTTTTTCGCCGCGGATGCGGCGGATACAGCCAAACGCAGCCGGACCGTTTACATGCACGCCGTCTCTATGATTATCGTTAAAGTCAATATTTTCAATCATAAAATTTTTGCAGTTGCTTATCTGAATTCCATAGCTCGAATCGGTCAACCCTGCCGGGCCGCACAATTCAGAGTCGCAAATTACCATGTTTTTCAGCGCAATTTGCTCTACGCCGCAAAGAATGATTGCACCAATGGCGCCTTTTACTGACTCTTCCCTGTCGGTGTAACACTGCTGGTTTGTTCGAATGTGCCAAATACCGCCTTCAATGCTAATGTTTTTGTCGCGGCCGTTTTGGTCTGCCGGGCCATTTGCGCCGTCTTTTATGTGCTCGTTCCGCACAAGGCACATGTTTGATGTAGGACCTTGCAAAAAGACCTGTCGGCTATCCGCTTTCAAATGATTATTAGAGGAGAGCACAATGGGTTCGTCTAAAATAATGGGCTTGCCCAAATAGGGGATGGACACGTTGCAGTATTTATTTAGCGCTTGCTGAATGGCGTTCGCCGTAACTTCGCCGGAAACCTCGTGCCAGCCGCCGGTGATGCAGGGTTGTTCAATGCGGTTTAAAATTTCATTTTTTAAGATTCGGTTCATTTTTTAGTCCCCCTATTTATGATAGCTTTCGTTGTGATTAATTTTAAAGGCGCGGAAAATTTGCTCCAGCAAAATGACCCGCATCAGTTGGTGAGGAAAGGTCATTTTCGAAAACGATAGCTTTAAATTGCTTTTTGCCTTAATGTCGTGCATAAGCCCCAGGCTTCCGCCAATGACAAAGGTGAAGGTGGAGGCACCGCCGATACAGGCGTGGTTAAACGTTTCAGCAAATTCTTCGCTTGAGAGCTGCTTTCCCTCCACACAGAGTGAGATGAGCATGTCGGTGTTTTTCATCGCCGCCAAAATCCGCCCGCCCTCTTTTTTTAGAACCGCTTCGCGCTCGCTTTCTGAGGGCCTGTCGCTCATGGGTTCGTCAGGCACTTCAATAATATTTAGTTTGCAAAAGCGGGAAAGCCGTTTTTCAAATTCGGCGCAGGCTTTTTTTAAAAAGTCCTCTTTTATTTTTCCCACCGCAATGATGTTAATGTTCATATTGTCGCCTCAATCCAAAATTTTGGAATTACGTTTAAGGATACGTCGCACCCAACGGTAATGCCATTTTCCGCCAAAACGCGGCTTACGCAGGAATATGCCAAATCGGGCAGGTTGTTTTTATCGGACAAATGCCCCAGCCAAAAAGCCCTGGTGCCGCACTTAGCCAAAGCGGCGCAGAGCTGGCCGCACATATCGTTGGAAAGGTGCCCGCCCTCGCCTAAAATCCGCTTTTTTAACGGGTAGGGATATGGCCCGCGCCGGAGCATATCCACATCGTGGTTCGACTCCACAATCACCGTGTCGCAGCCGGTGAGGTTTTGCATAATCTCGTCGGTGATAATGCCCGAGTCGGTAGCAATTCCAAATTTCGATTCTCCGTCTGTTACGGTGTAGCTCACCGCCCCGTCTGCATCGTGGGGGATAGAAAAGGCGTGAACGGTCAGCGTATTAACGGTTATATCGTCACCCGGGGTAATTTCCCGGAGGTTGTGCTCGCGCACCATGCCGATTTGCCGCGCACCCTTTGCAAACGTTTCGGCAGTGGCATATAGCGGCAGGCCAAATTTTCTGGACAATGTCCCAGCTGCGGCAATGTGGTCGATATGGGCGTGGGTAATGAAAATACCGGAAAGGTGCGTGCCGTCGGTTCCGAGCCGGGAAAGGCACTTTTCAATGTAGCCTTTGGTCGCGCCGCAGTCGATTAATATATTTGTATGGTCGTCGGTGATAAACGTTGAATTGCCCGACGAGCTGCTTAAAAAAGATTGAAATTTAACCATTTTGACTCCATTTCTTTAAAATTTAACTCAATTTCTATTATACAGCGTTCCTAACTTCCTTGCAAGACAAAATACGCAGTTTTCCGACTTTTTTGCCAAGCTGGGCCATTTAAACCTTGACAGAATAGTAAAATTGTACTAAAATATAAGTAAGGGATATTATTTTTTTTTGCCAGAGGCTTTTTTTAAAAAAAGCCAAATGGGGAGGGTTTTTAAAATGGAATATAATATAGGGGATAAAATTGTTTATCCTATGCATGGCGCCGGTGTAATCGAGGCGATTGAAGACAGGGAGATCATGGGCGCAAAGCAGACATACTATATTATGCGTATGCCAATTGGGGATATGAAAGTTATGATACCCACCTGCAACGCGGACGAAATCGGAATTCGCGACGTGATTGACAAGGACGAGGCGGACAAGGTGATTGCAAGCTTTCGCTCCTGTTCAACCGAGATGGACTCTAACTGGAATAAACGCTACCGCGAAAACGTGGCGCGGATTAAAAGCGGCAACATTTATGAGGTTGTCCGCGTTGTGAAAAATTTGATGTTTCGGGAAAAAAGCCGCGGGCTTTCCACTGGGGAACGGAAAATGTTAAACGGCGCAAAACAGATTTTGGTCAGCGAGCTGGTGGTGGCGAAAGCCATTAAACAGAGCGAAGTTGAAAACATTATGAACGAAATTGTAAACGCAGAACTTACATAAAAACAGAATTTGGAGGGGCTGTATGGCGAACAAATTGCAGGTTAAAATTTGCGGACAGGAATACACCTTGGTTTCAGACGACAGCCGGGAATATATGCTGGAAATGGCGGACTATGTTGACCGGAAAATGGTTGCGGTGAAAAACCAGAACAACCGCCTGAGCACTTCTATGGCGGCTATTTTGGTCGCCCTAAACGTGGCGGACGACATGAAGCATGCCGAGGCCAAAGCCAAAGAAGCCTTAAACAGCCAGGCGGCGGAAATTGCCCTTTTAAAAAAGAAGCTGGACGAGTCTGCAAAGAAACTCGCAGAGCTGCAAACAAATTTGTCCGGCACGGCGGGTGCCCCGCGGCAGCAGCCAAGACAAGGCTCCAAAAAATAACAATTGGATATTTGACGCATCTGAAACGCGCGGCTTTCCCTTATAATAAATTTGTGCGCGTTTCGGGTGTCTTTTTTTTATTTGTCAGCCTTGTGTGACTACGACTTTTTTTCTGTGTGCAGACGGACACAATGTGCCTCCTCCATAATGGAGACCGCTAAGGAGAACCCATAGCGGAAGGCTTCTTGCTTTTCAAAGCGTGCCATGTGCAGGCAGACCACCATCATATCCCAATAAAAATCTACAAATTCTTTGCCCAAAGTTTCTGCCCATTGATTGAGCATTTCATCTACCAGCTTGTCCTTTTTCCAATATTCTATGTCGTGCGGTTCAATGTTGTGGGCTGGGTCTAAGTCTCCGTTGAACAGTTGTTCTAAAATATTCAATAAAAATCACCCTTTGTTGACAAGGTTTTCCCCAAATGGTATAATGAAGTCACCACAACCAATTTTATCATTCGGGGACGTTTAACCCTTTTTACAATTATATTATATTCGCCTTTGTACGAAAAGTCAAGTAAAATTTCGCCGTTCGGCGAAATTTGGCAATTTAACCAAAAAAGGAGTTGAATAATTGTGTATGATGCACAAATATGTCTTAAAAGAATTCAAGTTATGCGGAACAAAAAGGGATTTCGTTTTAATGATGCTATGTTGAAAGATGCAAATATGAGCCCAACTGCAATTGATAATATTCGA
This Congzhengia minquanensis DNA region includes the following protein-coding sequences:
- a CDS encoding Cof-type HAD-IIB family hydrolase — its product is MKRFEGLVLCSDVDGTLIDEHNSVPKENLEAIQYFRAHGGKFILATGRIPEAVTPVLHGITLDFPCICHNGCSIYDFYTNRYIDTVELPKEAHKAAEQVMELSPDSGVEVITPEGIFVVKQTFATDRHIAFEKITARRANSLEAVPAPWLKILFAQEPDQTDRLNEQMRSSAYHANYTIIKTHQYYYEIYHKNASKGNALETLCARFNIDLKNVAAIGDNENDLSMLLKAGISAAAGNAPGSVKTKAGIVTCANSQGAVADFISKL
- the rlmH gene encoding 23S rRNA (pseudouridine(1915)-N(3))-methyltransferase RlmH, whose protein sequence is MNINIIAVGKIKEDFLKKACAEFEKRLSRFCKLNIIEVPDEPMSDRPSESEREAVLKKEGGRILAAMKNTDMLISLCVEGKQLSSEEFAETFNHACIGGASTFTFVIGGSLGLMHDIKAKSNLKLSFSKMTFPHQLMRVILLEQIFRAFKINHNESYHK
- a CDS encoding MBL fold metallo-hydrolase, with protein sequence MVKFQSFLSSSSGNSTFITDDHTNILIDCGATKGYIEKCLSRLGTDGTHLSGIFITHAHIDHIAAAGTLSRKFGLPLYATAETFAKGARQIGMVREHNLREITPGDDITVNTLTVHAFSIPHDADGAVSYTVTDGESKFGIATDSGIITDEIMQNLTGCDTVIVESNHDVDMLRRGPYPYPLKKRILGEGGHLSNDMCGQLCAALAKCGTRAFWLGHLSDKNNLPDLAYSCVSRVLAENGITVGCDVSLNVIPKFWIEATI
- a CDS encoding CarD family transcriptional regulator, whose translation is MEYNIGDKIVYPMHGAGVIEAIEDREIMGAKQTYYIMRMPIGDMKVMIPTCNADEIGIRDVIDKDEADKVIASFRSCSTEMDSNWNKRYRENVARIKSGNIYEVVRVVKNLMFREKSRGLSTGERKMLNGAKQILVSELVVAKAIKQSEVENIMNEIVNAELT
- a CDS encoding cell division protein ZapA, which gives rise to MANKLQVKICGQEYTLVSDDSREYMLEMADYVDRKMVAVKNQNNRLSTSMAAILVALNVADDMKHAEAKAKEALNSQAAEIALLKKKLDESAKKLAELQTNLSGTAGAPRQQPRQGSKK
- a CDS encoding DUF6809 family protein, which encodes MNILEQLFNGDLDPAHNIEPHDIEYWKKDKLVDEMLNQWAETLGKEFVDFYWDMMVVCLHMARFEKQEAFRYGFSLAVSIMEEAHCVRLHTEKKS
- a CDS encoding helix-turn-helix domain-containing protein encodes the protein MYDAQICLKRIQVMRNKKGFRFNDAMLKDANMSPTAIDNIRRGKTPSIEKLMCLAKYFNCSIDYLVGLTDNPEVNR